A single region of the Pontimicrobium sp. SW4 genome encodes:
- a CDS encoding M14 family zinc carboxypeptidase, with amino-acid sequence MKKITLIPILFMLICSNIYAQNTAKQKAEAYLETKGEVCFTFKANSIEQLEEISSFLSLGHKPIKRGELIVEAYANKKTFSKFLEYGLSYDVSKNDNELPFNPHVSESSKKDLLVQTENSRRRAGWDTTWDSYPKYSEYVAKMNYYATNYPTLCSLESIGTTQSGRELLVLKITDNVSVNEGEPEFFYTSTMHGDELVGFPLMIRLIDYLLTNYGTDTEVTNIVNSTEIYINPNANPDGSYRLGDTDVISSPIRANDSGQDLNRNYPDNVAGLHYDGTYEDETIAFINYAKSKNFVLSANLHGGTELVNYPYDNAYVSQYTHADTDYFEYISVEYATNAQNNSPSGYMTADDDSHYIVSPGVTHGAEWYRVYGGRQDFMNFYHGDKEVTLELSDTKWVSGPNLPAHWTYNKQAFLDFIKQANYGIQGFITDESGNPVVAKIEIVGHDKLNTFRMSESGLGEYQKLVKGGTYNVTYSAPGYISQTISTTVVDNATTIQNVTLVATTSAPTASDVTINSGETASLSATGSGTINWYENIDDTTPVYVGANYTTPTLTATRSYFAEDEITKGNVGSTDNAVNGGFFAGGSTERYLVFDATEIVRLNKVTINAQQAGEIEVQLQDNTGKVLDAEIILVENSGVQQIDLDFLIPIGTDLRLVSVNMSTGFNLYRNNAAVSYPYTNGSISIKNSNAGTGFYYFFYDWEIENIVSPRSEVVVTVEDPLNIKDNILNLANVYPNPFKNSIDIELPLNVNSDNVELILYDIRSRAINTTSTNNNGKLRISSLNTLSQGAYFLKITDTNTGKNVIKKLIKN; translated from the coding sequence ATGAAAAAAATTACTCTTATTCCTATTTTATTTATGCTTATTTGCAGCAATATTTATGCGCAAAATACAGCTAAACAAAAAGCAGAAGCTTACCTAGAAACTAAAGGAGAAGTATGCTTTACATTTAAAGCCAACTCAATTGAACAATTGGAAGAAATTTCTTCATTTTTATCTTTAGGACATAAACCTATTAAAAGAGGTGAATTAATAGTTGAAGCTTATGCTAACAAAAAAACATTTTCGAAATTCTTAGAATATGGATTATCATACGACGTATCAAAGAATGATAATGAATTGCCATTTAATCCACATGTAAGTGAATCATCTAAAAAAGACTTACTAGTACAAACAGAAAACTCAAGACGAAGAGCAGGTTGGGATACAACTTGGGACTCTTACCCTAAATATTCTGAATATGTTGCAAAAATGAATTACTATGCAACAAACTATCCAACTTTATGCTCTTTAGAAAGTATTGGAACAACACAAAGCGGTAGAGAGCTATTAGTATTAAAAATTACTGATAATGTGTCCGTTAATGAAGGGGAACCTGAATTTTTCTATACTTCTACAATGCATGGTGATGAATTAGTAGGTTTTCCGTTAATGATTAGGTTAATTGACTATTTACTAACAAACTATGGCACAGATACTGAAGTTACCAACATAGTTAACTCAACTGAAATCTACATCAATCCTAATGCTAATCCAGATGGATCATATAGATTAGGTGATACTGATGTAATTAGTAGCCCAATAAGAGCTAACGATAGTGGTCAAGATTTAAACAGAAATTACCCTGATAATGTAGCTGGATTACACTATGATGGTACTTATGAAGATGAAACTATAGCATTTATTAATTATGCCAAAAGCAAAAACTTTGTGCTATCTGCAAATTTACATGGAGGTACTGAATTAGTTAATTACCCTTATGATAATGCTTATGTAAGTCAATATACTCATGCTGATACTGATTACTTTGAATATATTTCTGTTGAGTATGCTACAAACGCACAAAACAATAGTCCTTCTGGATATATGACAGCTGACGATGATTCACATTATATTGTGAGTCCAGGTGTAACTCATGGTGCAGAATGGTACAGAGTTTATGGAGGAAGACAAGATTTTATGAATTTTTATCATGGAGATAAAGAAGTTACTCTTGAATTATCAGATACTAAATGGGTAAGTGGTCCAAATTTACCTGCTCATTGGACATATAATAAACAAGCTTTCTTAGACTTTATAAAGCAAGCAAACTACGGAATACAAGGATTTATAACTGATGAGTCTGGAAATCCAGTTGTAGCAAAAATAGAAATTGTAGGACATGATAAATTAAATACATTTAGAATGTCAGAATCTGGTCTAGGCGAATACCAAAAATTAGTAAAAGGAGGTACATATAATGTTACTTATTCAGCACCTGGATATATATCACAAACAATTTCTACAACTGTAGTAGACAATGCTACAACCATACAAAATGTAACTCTAGTAGCAACTACATCTGCACCAACAGCTAGTGATGTAACAATTAATAGTGGAGAAACTGCATCTTTATCAGCTACAGGCTCAGGTACAATTAATTGGTATGAAAATATTGATGATACTACACCTGTATATGTAGGAGCAAATTATACTACTCCTACTTTAACAGCAACTAGATCGTATTTTGCTGAAGATGAAATTACAAAAGGAAACGTAGGCTCAACCGATAATGCTGTAAATGGAGGTTTCTTTGCTGGTGGATCTACTGAGCGTTATTTAGTTTTTGATGCAACAGAAATTGTTAGATTAAATAAAGTTACCATTAACGCTCAACAAGCTGGTGAAATTGAAGTACAATTACAAGATAACACTGGTAAGGTATTAGATGCAGAAATTATCCTTGTTGAAAATTCAGGAGTACAACAAATCGATTTAGATTTTTTAATACCTATAGGTACAGATTTAAGACTAGTAAGTGTTAATATGTCTACAGGGTTTAACCTATATAGAAATAATGCAGCAGTAAGCTACCCATATACTAATGGTTCAATTTCTATAAAAAATAGTAATGCTGGTACAGGATTTTATTATTTCTTTTATGATTGGGAAATTGAAAATATAGTAAGCCCAAGAAGTGAAGTAGTAGTAACTGTTGAAGACCCTTTAAATATCAAAGATAACATTCTTAATCTAGCAAATGTATATCCAAACCCTTTTAAAAACTCAATAGATATAGAGCTACCATTAAACGTAAATAGTGATAATGTAGAACTTATTCTATATGACATTAGAAGTAGAGCAATCAATACAACATCAACAAATAACAATGGAAAGCTTAGAATTAGCTCATTAAATACACTATCTCAAGGTGCATATTTTCTTAAGATAACTGATACTAATACTGGGAAAAATGTTATTAAAAAACTTATAAAAAATTAA